The following coding sequences lie in one Kamptonema formosum PCC 6407 genomic window:
- a CDS encoding IscS subfamily cysteine desulfurase produces the protein MSQRPIYLDNHATTPIDERVLAAMLPYFREHFGNPASINHTYGWEAEAAVKQSRQAIADAINASPEEIVFTSGATEANNLAVKGIAEAYCNKGRHIITVATEHNAVLDPCHYLEKLGFEITFLPVQSDGLIDLGNLARCIRADTILVSVMAANNEIGVIQPIGEIAAICRGADVFFHTDAAQAIGKIPLNVEALKIDLMSLTAHKIYGPKGIGALYVRRRHPRVQLAAQMHGGGHERGMRSGTLYTPQIVGFAKAVELAISEMDLEVERVTNLRQRLWDYLSPLGDIVINGHPIHRLPGNLNISVDGVDGQALLLGVQPIVAVSSGSACTSAKIAPSHVLEAIGRKEKLAYASLRFGIGRFSTVEEIDTVAKHCVATINSLRKVAVAEV, from the coding sequence ATGTCTCAACGCCCTATCTACCTAGACAACCACGCGACAACCCCGATCGACGAACGGGTACTCGCTGCCATGCTCCCCTATTTCCGGGAACACTTCGGCAACCCCGCTAGCATCAATCATACCTATGGTTGGGAAGCAGAAGCGGCAGTCAAACAGTCCCGGCAAGCGATCGCAGATGCCATCAATGCCTCACCCGAAGAAATTGTCTTCACTTCCGGCGCAACCGAAGCGAACAATTTAGCGGTCAAAGGCATAGCCGAAGCTTATTGCAACAAAGGGCGACACATCATCACGGTAGCAACCGAACACAATGCGGTACTCGATCCCTGTCATTATTTAGAAAAATTGGGATTTGAAATCACTTTTCTCCCCGTCCAAAGTGACGGACTGATCGACTTAGGCAATTTAGCAAGATGTATTCGCGCCGACACGATTTTAGTCTCGGTGATGGCTGCTAATAATGAAATTGGAGTAATCCAGCCGATCGGAGAAATTGCCGCCATCTGTCGCGGTGCAGATGTCTTTTTCCATACAGACGCAGCCCAAGCGATCGGCAAAATTCCACTCAATGTCGAGGCATTGAAAATTGATTTAATGTCCTTGACAGCGCACAAAATTTACGGCCCAAAAGGCATCGGCGCTCTTTATGTCCGCCGTCGCCATCCCAGAGTTCAGCTTGCAGCGCAAATGCACGGCGGCGGACACGAACGGGGAATGCGTTCTGGTACGCTCTATACCCCTCAAATTGTCGGATTTGCCAAAGCCGTAGAACTGGCCATTTCCGAAATGGACTTAGAAGTGGAACGGGTGACAAATTTGCGTCAAAGGTTGTGGGACTATTTATCTCCCTTGGGCGACATTGTTATTAATGGTCATCCCATTCACCGCTTGCCTGGAAATCTTAATATCAGTGTAGATGGAGTTGATGGTCAAGCGCTGCTACTAGGAGTACAACCTATTGTCGCTGTTTCTTCGGGTTCGGCTTGCACTTCCGCTAAAATCGCGCCTTCTCATGTCTTGGAAGCAATCGGGCGAAAGGAAAAGTTGGCTTATGCTTCCCTACGGTTCGGTATTGGTAGATTTAGCACCGTCGAAGAAATTGATACCGTAGCTAAGCACTGTGTAGCAACTATTAATTCGCTAAGAAAAGTAGCAGTTGCGGAAGTTTAG
- a CDS encoding glycosyltransferase family 4 protein, with protein sequence MKILVLAWEFPPRIVGGIARHVAELYPELVKLGHEVHLITVEFGQAPMYEVVEGVRVHRVPVWPAHDFFHWVVNMNESMGHHGGKLMLEEGPFNLIHAHDWLVGDAAIALKHTFKVPLITTIHATEYGRHNGLHANEHRYISGKENDLAYNAWRVIVCSEYMRREVERVLATPWNKIEVIYNGIRAEKKPRWSDFDALNFRRKFAHDHEKIVYYVGRMTYEKGISVLLNAAPMVLWATGGNTKFIIIGGGHTEHLKHQAWELGIWHNCLFTGFMFEEYLDKFQTVADCAVFPSLYEPFGIVALESFAARVPVVVSDTGGLPEVVQHTKTGVVTHTNNPHSLAWGILEVLKNPGYAQWLVDNAYEDLERRFSWPKLAKETEWVYKRVVEERSQVSW encoded by the coding sequence ATGAAGATTTTGGTATTGGCATGGGAGTTTCCGCCCCGAATTGTGGGTGGGATAGCTCGTCATGTAGCGGAATTGTATCCTGAGTTAGTCAAGTTAGGGCATGAAGTTCACTTGATTACTGTAGAGTTTGGTCAAGCGCCCATGTACGAGGTGGTGGAAGGAGTACGGGTGCATCGAGTACCAGTATGGCCAGCTCATGATTTTTTCCACTGGGTTGTCAACATGAACGAAAGCATGGGACATCATGGCGGGAAACTGATGCTCGAAGAAGGGCCTTTCAATCTAATTCACGCTCATGACTGGCTAGTGGGAGATGCTGCGATCGCCCTAAAGCACACTTTTAAAGTACCCCTGATTACGACTATACACGCAACGGAATATGGACGGCATAACGGTCTTCATGCCAACGAACACCGCTACATCAGCGGTAAGGAAAATGACTTAGCCTACAATGCTTGGCGGGTAATTGTCTGTAGCGAATATATGCGACGGGAAGTAGAACGGGTATTAGCTACTCCTTGGAATAAAATAGAAGTTATTTACAACGGCATTCGTGCTGAGAAAAAACCTCGCTGGAGCGATTTTGACGCTTTAAACTTCCGACGTAAATTTGCTCACGATCACGAAAAAATAGTTTACTATGTTGGTCGAATGACCTACGAAAAGGGTATTTCGGTATTACTGAATGCGGCTCCGATGGTACTATGGGCAACGGGAGGCAATACCAAGTTTATAATTATTGGTGGCGGTCATACGGAACACTTAAAACATCAAGCTTGGGAATTAGGAATTTGGCACAATTGTTTGTTTACGGGATTTATGTTTGAGGAATATCTCGATAAATTTCAAACGGTGGCTGACTGTGCGGTTTTTCCGAGTTTATACGAACCTTTTGGAATTGTAGCGCTAGAAAGTTTTGCAGCGCGAGTACCTGTGGTAGTTTCTGATACGGGGGGACTTCCAGAGGTGGTACAACACACGAAGACGGGGGTGGTTACTCACACTAATAATCCACATTCTTTAGCTTGGGGGATTTTGGAAGTGTTAAAAAATCCTGGCTATGCACAGTGGTTGGTTGACAATGCTTATGAAGATTTGGAACGGCGATTTAGTTGGCCGAAGCTGGCTAAGGAAACTGAATGGGTTTATAAGCGAGTGGTTGAAGAGCGATCGCAAGTAAGCTGGTAA
- a CDS encoding adenylate/guanylate cyclase domain-containing protein yields the protein MPLSPGLFRKIPLQILLIIPFVVQTVGAVAVVGYLSYRNGQKAVNDVATQLRNDISDRIKENLTDLVAIPFQSFENYDAALSQNRIDLNNGRDVEKFLWRQLPAFPLVAAAAFVTPNQEFFAGERQDDGEIVIRTSEIENNHTLTTYTVSPGGERREITNAGKPNFDPRNRPYYKIPVQKKQAVWAKLYPHITGKYLYIAAGKPIYTNSGALQGVWMTSLNLVMFGDFLSKLKIGKTGQSFILERSGEMIATSTGEKPFQYYPDKVVQLPEQRIERLKVVNSSNAITQKASQALLDQFRDFQNIQASHQLKFTVDGKNYFVRVDPFRDSKGIEWLVVVTIPEADFMNQINANTQTTILLCLATLILAILLGILTARRIIRPVERITTASEAIARGNLNQQVEVSSIVELGKLANVFNGMTRQLKDSLDALHLANEELEARVERRTGELRQEKERSEQLLLNILPAEIADRLMRTNESPAEHFEEATILFADIVGFTGISARIEPMQLVTGLNQIFSAFDQLTEKYGLEKIKTIGDAYMVVGGLPVSRADHADAIANMALDMHAYMQDVEHIFGESLQIRIGINTGPVIAGVIGIKKFIYDLWGDAVNVASRMESHGKPGYIQVTDATYHKLQNKYLLEPRGAIEVKGRGEMMTYWLLGRRV from the coding sequence ATGCCCTTATCACCTGGACTTTTCAGAAAAATTCCCCTACAAATACTGCTAATTATTCCCTTTGTTGTCCAAACAGTTGGAGCAGTAGCTGTTGTTGGTTATCTTTCTTATAGAAACGGTCAAAAAGCAGTAAATGATGTAGCTACTCAGTTGCGGAATGATATTAGCGATCGCATCAAGGAAAATCTAACCGATCTGGTTGCTATTCCCTTTCAATCCTTTGAAAACTATGATGCAGCCCTGAGCCAAAACCGCATCGATCTTAATAATGGGAGAGACGTAGAGAAGTTTCTATGGCGACAACTCCCAGCCTTTCCCCTTGTTGCTGCCGCAGCTTTTGTTACCCCCAATCAGGAGTTTTTTGCTGGTGAGCGGCAGGATGATGGCGAGATCGTCATCCGTACTTCGGAGATAGAAAATAACCACACTTTGACGACCTATACCGTTAGTCCAGGAGGGGAACGCCGGGAAATTACCAACGCCGGGAAACCTAACTTTGACCCCCGTAACCGCCCCTACTATAAAATTCCCGTCCAGAAAAAGCAAGCTGTTTGGGCAAAACTGTATCCTCACATTACAGGTAAATACCTATACATTGCGGCTGGCAAACCCATATATACCAATAGTGGAGCTCTCCAAGGAGTGTGGATGACAAGCTTAAATCTGGTAATGTTTGGGGATTTTTTAAGTAAACTCAAAATCGGTAAAACTGGGCAAAGTTTTATTCTGGAACGTTCTGGAGAAATGATTGCCACCTCTACAGGGGAAAAGCCCTTTCAATATTACCCAGACAAGGTTGTTCAACTGCCAGAGCAAAGAATTGAACGACTCAAGGTTGTCAATAGTAGCAATGCCATCACCCAAAAAGCGAGTCAAGCTTTGCTAGATCAGTTTCGTGATTTTCAAAATATCCAAGCATCTCATCAACTTAAATTTACTGTGGATGGTAAAAATTATTTCGTCCGAGTCGATCCTTTTCGAGATAGTAAAGGTATTGAGTGGTTGGTGGTGGTGACTATTCCAGAAGCAGACTTTATGAATCAGATTAATGCCAATACTCAGACTACAATCCTGCTCTGTTTAGCAACTTTGATTTTGGCAATTTTGTTGGGTATCCTGACCGCTCGCCGGATTATCCGTCCTGTGGAGCGGATCACCACTGCCTCGGAAGCGATCGCTAGAGGCAATCTCAACCAACAAGTGGAGGTTAGTTCCATCGTTGAACTTGGCAAATTAGCCAACGTTTTTAACGGCATGACCAGACAACTGAAGGATTCTCTCGATGCCCTCCATTTGGCAAATGAAGAGTTGGAAGCTAGAGTGGAGCGAAGAACTGGAGAACTGCGCCAAGAAAAAGAAAGGTCAGAACAGTTACTTTTAAATATTTTGCCTGCGGAAATTGCCGATCGCCTCATGCGGACTAATGAATCCCCTGCTGAACATTTTGAAGAAGCCACAATTTTGTTTGCGGATATCGTAGGTTTTACTGGGATCTCGGCCCGGATAGAGCCGATGCAATTGGTAACAGGTTTGAACCAAATTTTCTCTGCTTTCGATCAACTCACTGAAAAGTATGGCTTAGAGAAAATTAAAACTATTGGGGATGCCTACATGGTAGTTGGTGGTTTACCCGTTTCTCGAGCAGATCATGCCGATGCGATCGCCAACATGGCCTTGGATATGCACGCCTATATGCAAGACGTGGAGCATATTTTTGGGGAATCTCTACAAATTCGGATCGGGATTAATACGGGTCCTGTAATTGCGGGAGTAATTGGGATTAAGAAATTTATCTATGACCTCTGGGGTGATGCGGTGAATGTCGCCTCAAGGATGGAATCTCACGGTAAGCCTGGATACATTCAAGTCACCGATGCGACTTATCACAAATTACAGAATAAATACTTACTAGAACCAAGGGGCGCGATCGAAGTCAAGGGAAGAGGAGAAATGATGACCTATTGGCTTTTGGGTCGGCGAGTATGA
- a CDS encoding diguanylate cyclase domain-containing protein, whose translation MLCWNLREPNSTPVGEENSACQQEAILSAIFKHSSEGIFIVEPIQGEFHFVCANHIYLQMYAIADIDVASKPIGECLPDAIARTTEQNLTICLQQQQSRSYQQPLETETGSQLVLIDLSPIFVAGKITKILGICHDITERQRNRAVAHLLQTITLSVAEAQDFDSALTIALQKICQVTNWNYAEAWVPSADPAFIECTPAYYSTSQNLDSFRSIRKQQKFSASSNLGQIWSLQPLKWMPPDLPQPVDSLLDPDIAAIAGFQAGLSIPILASGKLIAVLVFFMFEPRLENKQISLLSAVGVQLGVVIHHKKYRNIFENAVAGIYQTSAEGRYQTVNPMLARIYGYKSPDELMTGITDIGRQLYVNPNRRDEFKRLLQKQDVISGFESQVYRQDGTTIWISESARAIRDERGQIAGYEGTVEDITKRKETEAELHKQETLLQGVATAMHHLLTDADHKAAIIKALGTLGVVTGVDRVYIYETHPHPETEEAALSLRFEWVMASIEASINPPDRQNLTPNSFGLTQWQSILEATHAITDFIESFPKEEREVLEGEGLLSRLILPIRVERQLWGYLGFDDGNDSHRRWSEGEISILMVIGESIGGALQRQKMEETIRHEALHDRLTGLPNRTLLGEKLNLALQNAHRRGSLFALMFLDLDHFKIVNDTLGHAIGDRLLQAVVKRLSSCLREGDTIARWGGDEFIILLPNISRAKDAAAIAQRILEVLQGEFDLEGNKVAIGSSIGIAIYPEDGDDSDILMKKADGALYRAKEEGRNNFRF comes from the coding sequence ATGCTTTGCTGGAACTTGAGAGAACCAAACAGCACTCCCGTCGGTGAAGAGAATTCAGCTTGCCAACAGGAAGCCATATTGTCAGCCATCTTCAAACACAGCTCCGAGGGCATTTTTATAGTAGAGCCAATTCAAGGAGAATTCCATTTCGTCTGTGCTAACCACATCTACTTACAAATGTACGCGATCGCAGACATCGACGTAGCCTCCAAACCGATCGGCGAGTGCTTACCAGATGCGATCGCCCGTACCACCGAGCAAAACCTCACAATCTGCCTCCAACAACAGCAATCCCGTTCTTACCAACAGCCATTAGAAACAGAAACAGGCTCTCAGCTAGTGCTGATCGACCTCTCCCCCATCTTCGTCGCTGGGAAAATCACCAAAATACTCGGCATTTGCCACGACATCACTGAGCGACAAAGGAACAGAGCAGTAGCCCACCTTTTGCAAACCATCACCTTAAGTGTAGCCGAAGCTCAAGACTTCGATTCAGCTCTCACCATTGCCCTACAAAAAATCTGCCAAGTCACAAACTGGAATTACGCCGAAGCTTGGGTTCCCAGTGCCGATCCCGCCTTCATAGAATGTACCCCCGCCTACTACAGCACTTCTCAAAATTTAGACTCATTCCGCAGCATCAGAAAACAACAGAAATTTTCCGCCAGCAGTAACTTAGGGCAAATCTGGTCGCTGCAACCGCTCAAATGGATGCCCCCCGACTTACCGCAACCAGTTGATAGCCTTCTTGACCCAGATATCGCCGCCATTGCGGGTTTTCAAGCTGGACTAAGCATTCCCATCCTTGCCAGCGGCAAATTGATCGCGGTACTTGTTTTCTTCATGTTTGAACCCCGTTTAGAAAATAAACAAATTTCCCTACTTTCAGCCGTTGGCGTACAGTTGGGAGTGGTCATTCATCATAAGAAATACCGCAATATCTTTGAAAACGCCGTTGCTGGTATCTACCAAACATCGGCCGAAGGGCGCTATCAAACCGTCAACCCCATGCTTGCCCGGATTTACGGCTACAAATCCCCTGACGAATTGATGACTGGCATTACGGACATCGGCAGGCAACTTTATGTTAACCCCAACCGCCGCGATGAGTTCAAACGCTTGCTCCAGAAGCAAGATGTCATTTCTGGTTTTGAGTCTCAAGTTTATCGCCAAGATGGTACTACCATCTGGATTTCTGAGAGTGCTCGCGCCATTAGGGACGAGAGGGGTCAGATTGCTGGTTACGAAGGCACTGTAGAAGATATTACTAAGCGTAAGGAAACGGAAGCAGAACTTCACAAGCAAGAAACCTTGCTGCAAGGTGTGGCGACTGCTATGCACCATTTATTGACAGATGCAGATCATAAAGCGGCGATTATTAAAGCGCTAGGGACTTTAGGGGTGGTGACAGGTGTCGATCGCGTCTATATTTATGAGACTCACCCCCACCCAGAGACGGAAGAAGCGGCCTTGAGTTTGCGGTTTGAATGGGTGATGGCATCGATTGAGGCTAGCATTAACCCGCCCGATCGCCAAAATTTAACTCCCAATAGCTTTGGTCTGACACAGTGGCAAAGCATTTTAGAAGCGACTCATGCAATTACAGATTTTATTGAGTCTTTCCCAAAAGAAGAGCGGGAAGTCTTAGAGGGAGAGGGTTTGCTGTCACGGCTGATCTTGCCGATTCGAGTTGAGAGGCAACTTTGGGGCTATTTGGGGTTTGACGATGGTAATGATTCCCACCGCCGCTGGTCGGAGGGTGAAATTTCAATTTTAATGGTGATTGGGGAGAGTATTGGCGGGGCGCTTCAGCGACAGAAGATGGAGGAAACGATCCGCCATGAAGCACTACACGATCGCCTGACGGGTTTGCCCAATCGTACTCTTTTGGGGGAAAAGTTGAATTTAGCTTTGCAGAATGCTCACCGCCGGGGCAGCCTATTTGCTTTGATGTTTTTGGATTTAGACCATTTTAAGATTGTTAATGATACTTTGGGGCACGCGATTGGCGATCGCCTGTTGCAGGCTGTGGTGAAGCGGTTGAGTAGCTGTCTGCGGGAAGGGGACACTATTGCTAGGTGGGGTGGGGACGAGTTTATCATTTTGTTGCCCAATATTTCTCGTGCTAAAGATGCGGCGGCGATCGCGCAGAGAATTTTGGAGGTTTTGCAGGGTGAATTTGATTTGGAAGGAAATAAAGTTGCGATCGGTTCTAGTATCGGGATTGCTATCTATCCAGAGGATGGCGATGATAGCGATATTTTGATGAAAAAGGCGGATGGTGCTTTGTACCGCGCTAAGGAAGAAGGCCGCAATAATTTTAGATTTTAA